The Chrysemys picta bellii isolate R12L10 chromosome 5, ASM1138683v2, whole genome shotgun sequence genome includes a window with the following:
- the PCGF1 gene encoding polycomb group RING finger protein 1 isoform X5, producing the protein MKELNEHIVCCLCAGYFIDATTITECLHTFCKSCIVKYLQTSKYCPMCNTKIHETQPLLNLKLDRVMQDVVYKLVPGLQESEEKRIRDFYQSRGLDRVTQPSSEDPVVDTMGLPYSSFDHSRAHYYRYDEHVSLCLERQSSSKEKNKTSLQVRPGQGVTRLCRWPGCSSPPGRHGAVCWQLGAP; encoded by the exons ATGAAGGAGTTGAACGAGCACATCGTGTGCTGCCTCTGCGCCGGGTACTTCATCGACGCCACCACAATCACCGAGTGTCTGCACACCT TCTGCAAGAGCTGCATCGTGAAGTACCTGCAGACCAGCAAGTACTGCCCCATGTGCAACACCAAGATCCACGAGACCCAGCCGCTGCTCAACCTCAAACTCGACCGCGTCATGCAGGACGTGGTCTACAAGCTGGTGCCCGGCCTGCAGGAaa GCGAGGAGAAGCGGATCCGGGATTTCTACCAGTCACGGGGCCTTGACCGAGTGACCCAGCCCAGCAGTGAGG ATCCCGTGGTCGACACGATGGGTTTGCCCTACAGCAGCTTCGACCACTCCCGTGCCCACTACTACCGCTACGACGAGCACGTCTCCCTGTGCCTGGAACGGCAGAG ctccagcaaAGAGAAGAACAAGACTAGTTTGCAGGTAAGGCCCGGGCAGGGGGTGACCAGGCTGTGCCGCTGGCCAGGGTGCAGCTCCCCGCCCGGCAGACATGGTGCCGTCTGCTGGCAGCTGGGGGCACCATGA
- the PCGF1 gene encoding polycomb group RING finger protein 1 isoform X1, translated as MEPPDGPPVTFPGPLHALLPTSAGDPSRQAGARGTRWGPCAVPPAAGPWLPGHLPTLGQHTGPEELGSRAALQAEGGVGEEVKVKMKELNEHIVCCLCAGYFIDATTITECLHTFCKSCIVKYLQTSKYCPMCNTKIHETQPLLNLKLDRVMQDVVYKLVPGLQESEEKRIRDFYQSRGLDRVTQPSSEDPVVDTMGLPYSSFDHSRAHYYRYDEHVSLCLERQSSSKEKNKTSLQVRPGQGVTRLCRWPGCSSPPGRHGAVCWQLGAP; from the exons ATGGaaccccctgacggcccccccgtcACGTTCCCAGGGCCCCTccatgccctgctccccacatctgCAGGGGACCCCTCCCGCCAAGCTGGGGCGCGGGGCACTCGGTGGGGACCCTGCGCAGTGCCCCCTGCGGCTGGGCCCTGGCTGCCTGGGCACCTCCCCACGCTGGGCCAGCACACGGGTCCGGAGGAACTGGGGTCGAGAGCAGCTCTGCAGGCCGAGGGCGGGGTCGGG GAGGAGGTGAAGGTGAAGATGAAGGAGTTGAACGAGCACATCGTGTGCTGCCTCTGCGCCGGGTACTTCATCGACGCCACCACAATCACCGAGTGTCTGCACACCT TCTGCAAGAGCTGCATCGTGAAGTACCTGCAGACCAGCAAGTACTGCCCCATGTGCAACACCAAGATCCACGAGACCCAGCCGCTGCTCAACCTCAAACTCGACCGCGTCATGCAGGACGTGGTCTACAAGCTGGTGCCCGGCCTGCAGGAaa GCGAGGAGAAGCGGATCCGGGATTTCTACCAGTCACGGGGCCTTGACCGAGTGACCCAGCCCAGCAGTGAGG ATCCCGTGGTCGACACGATGGGTTTGCCCTACAGCAGCTTCGACCACTCCCGTGCCCACTACTACCGCTACGACGAGCACGTCTCCCTGTGCCTGGAACGGCAGAG ctccagcaaAGAGAAGAACAAGACTAGTTTGCAGGTAAGGCCCGGGCAGGGGGTGACCAGGCTGTGCCGCTGGCCAGGGTGCAGCTCCCCGCCCGGCAGACATGGTGCCGTCTGCTGGCAGCTGGGGGCACCATGA